The following proteins come from a genomic window of Paramicrobacterium humi:
- a CDS encoding type II secretion system F family protein — protein sequence MPTITGYTYKGRNEAGKIVKGKMDASGEAAVASKMRMLGLSPVEIAAAPEATGLNREISIPGLSKGVTLKDLAIMSRQMSTMTSAGLSLLRTLSILAEQTESKPLAKILVTVRDDVEAGSSLSDSMKKFPQDFPPIMINMVRAGETGGFLDNALNTVATNFEKEVELRNSIKSAMTYPIVVVVMVILAVAGMLIFIVPVFKDMYEGMGGTLPLPTQFLVILSQNMIWAGPLIIIVAVVTAIWWKQNKNTESVRQKVDPLKLKMPVFGMLNVKLAIARFSRNFADMIGAGVPILQSLAIVGETSGNWVIEKALVKVADSVRTGKSIAGPLSEEPVFPAMVTQMVAVGEDSGALQPMLEKIADFYDQEVKTTTEQLTSLIEPLLIAFLGIVVGGMIVALYLPIFNIYSLIE from the coding sequence ATGCCCACCATCACCGGATATACCTACAAGGGCCGCAACGAGGCCGGCAAGATCGTCAAGGGCAAGATGGATGCCTCGGGCGAGGCCGCCGTCGCCTCGAAGATGCGAATGCTGGGCCTCTCGCCCGTCGAGATCGCCGCGGCTCCGGAGGCGACGGGCCTTAATCGGGAGATCTCGATTCCCGGACTCTCGAAGGGCGTGACCCTCAAGGACCTCGCGATCATGAGCCGGCAGATGTCGACCATGACGAGCGCCGGACTGTCGCTGCTGCGCACGCTCAGCATCCTCGCCGAGCAGACCGAGTCGAAGCCGCTCGCGAAGATTCTCGTCACGGTCCGCGACGATGTAGAAGCCGGCTCATCGCTGTCGGACTCCATGAAGAAGTTCCCTCAGGACTTCCCGCCCATCATGATCAACATGGTGCGCGCGGGCGAGACCGGCGGCTTCCTCGACAACGCCCTCAACACCGTGGCGACGAACTTCGAGAAGGAAGTCGAGCTCCGCAACAGCATTAAGTCCGCCATGACCTATCCGATCGTGGTCGTCGTCATGGTGATCCTCGCAGTCGCCGGCATGCTGATATTCATCGTGCCCGTGTTCAAGGACATGTATGAGGGCATGGGGGGCACGCTCCCGCTGCCGACCCAGTTCCTCGTGATCCTGTCGCAGAACATGATCTGGGCAGGGCCGCTGATCATCATCGTCGCGGTCGTCACCGCCATCTGGTGGAAGCAGAACAAAAACACCGAGTCGGTGCGGCAGAAGGTCGACCCGCTCAAGCTCAAGATGCCCGTATTCGGGATGTTGAACGTCAAACTCGCGATCGCGCGGTTCTCCCGCAACTTCGCTGACATGATCGGCGCGGGCGTGCCCATTCTGCAATCGCTCGCGATCGTGGGGGAGACCTCCGGCAATTGGGTGATCGAGAAAGCGTTGGTCAAGGTCGCCGACTCCGTCCGCACCGGTAAGTCGATTGCCGGCCCGCTGAGCGAGGAGCCAGTGTTTCCCGCCATGGTGACCCAGATGGTCGCCGTGGGCGAGGACTCCGGCGCTCTGCAGCCCATGCTGGAGAAGATCGCCGACTTCTATGACCAAGAAGTGAAGACGACGACAGAGCAGCTCACGTCTCTCATCGAGCCGCTCCTGATCGCATTCCTCGGCATCGTCGTCGGCGGCATGATCGTCGCCCTCTACCTGCCGATCTTCAACATCTACTCGCTTATCGAATAA
- a CDS encoding PilT/PilU family type 4a pilus ATPase: MVDERPIYEIPVVDGEAPSFDEILRTQGVDSGSDAAAPTRGERFRSRRELAAEREAQATFGVPLDGANTPGGPTALNMPASAPTEPPAVSVAPPMSATEPATTPYPVSRAGTPSYGLVSAPVETRNFTLDEALREVVRLGASDLHLTADAPPMLRINGGLQPIEGARPWSVPTITRELRQILNERQSALFNDTLELDFAHPLDESSRFRVNYYQQRGLIGAAFRLIPTEIKSLRDLGVPESVERFSTLPRGLVLVTGPTGSGKSTTLAGLIDLVNKQRADHIVTVEDPIEFMHRNQKSIVNQREVGEDTHSFANALKHVLRQDPDVILIGEMRDLETISVALTAAETGHLVFATLHTQDAAQTIDRVIDVFPPHQQGQVRTQLAATLQGVVCQTLVPRASGKGRAVATEVLVMTPALSNLIREGKTHQILSSMQAGKDLGMHTMDQHLAQLVNAGTITVKDAEKKAHDQAGFRSLLYGAPSPTEDKARALQASGPSFGDSYSERRR, translated from the coding sequence GTGGTAGACGAACGGCCCATTTACGAGATTCCGGTCGTAGACGGCGAGGCGCCGAGTTTCGACGAGATCCTGCGAACGCAGGGAGTCGACAGCGGATCGGATGCCGCCGCGCCCACCCGCGGCGAGCGCTTCCGCTCCCGCCGCGAGCTCGCCGCCGAGCGCGAGGCGCAGGCAACCTTCGGCGTGCCGCTCGACGGGGCGAACACACCGGGCGGCCCGACGGCGCTCAACATGCCTGCGAGCGCGCCGACCGAGCCGCCCGCGGTCTCGGTCGCTCCGCCGATGAGCGCGACCGAGCCGGCGACGACGCCGTACCCGGTTTCGCGCGCCGGCACGCCCTCGTATGGTCTCGTCTCCGCACCGGTCGAGACCCGCAACTTCACCCTCGACGAAGCGCTGCGCGAGGTCGTGCGCCTCGGCGCGTCCGACCTGCACCTCACGGCCGACGCGCCACCCATGCTCCGCATCAACGGCGGACTGCAGCCGATCGAGGGCGCACGCCCGTGGAGCGTGCCGACGATCACGCGGGAGCTCCGGCAGATCCTCAACGAGCGCCAGTCGGCGCTGTTCAACGACACGCTCGAACTCGACTTCGCGCACCCGCTCGACGAGTCGAGCCGCTTCCGCGTCAACTACTACCAGCAGCGTGGCCTCATCGGCGCGGCCTTCCGCCTCATCCCCACCGAGATCAAGTCGCTGCGCGACCTCGGCGTGCCCGAGTCGGTCGAGCGCTTCTCGACGCTGCCGCGCGGTCTCGTGCTCGTCACCGGCCCGACCGGCTCCGGCAAGTCGACGACGCTCGCCGGCCTCATCGACCTCGTCAACAAGCAGCGGGCCGACCACATCGTCACGGTCGAGGACCCGATCGAGTTCATGCACCGCAACCAGAAGTCGATCGTGAACCAGCGCGAGGTCGGCGAAGACACCCACAGCTTCGCCAACGCGCTCAAGCACGTCCTTCGCCAGGACCCCGACGTCATCCTCATCGGCGAGATGCGCGACCTCGAGACGATCTCTGTCGCCCTCACCGCCGCCGAGACCGGCCACCTCGTCTTCGCGACCCTGCACACGCAGGATGCGGCGCAGACGATCGACCGCGTCATCGACGTGTTCCCGCCGCACCAGCAGGGGCAGGTGCGCACGCAGCTGGCCGCGACACTACAGGGCGTCGTTTGTCAAACCCTCGTGCCGCGCGCGAGCGGCAAGGGCCGGGCGGTCGCGACCGAGGTGCTCGTCATGACGCCGGCGCTCTCCAACCTCATCCGCGAAGGCAAGACGCACCAGATCCTCTCGTCCATGCAGGCGGGCAAGGACCTCGGCATGCACACGATGGACCAGCACCTCGCACAGCTCGTCAACGCGGGCACGATCACGGTGAAGGACGCCGAGAAGAAGGCGCACGACCAGGCGGGCTTCCGCTCCCTCCTGTACGGCGCTCCGTCGCCCACCGAAGACAAGGCACGCGCCCTGCAGGCTTCTGGACCCAGCTTTGGAGATAGCTACTCTGAGCGGAGGCGCTGA
- a CDS encoding GspE/PulE family protein encodes MPSIVEILIMHGALPIEHVDRINTRSQIDDEPTLQRYVQDGLVTEGQLARARASQRGMPFVELLEYPVERTAVALVPSTICRRYELLPIAVIEGKLRVAVADPNNVIALDDVRAATGMPVQPVIAESSDLRSAMDRFLRADDELSDLTSTLEEEAGPAEMSVSEASDDEAPIVRFVNLLVSQAIQDNASDIHIEPAEHELRVRYRIDGVLHEMQGAPKSIQNGVISRLKIMSEIDIAERRRPQDGRMSVSHGGRAIDLRVATLPTVWGEKVVMRILDNSNTSLSLRDLNMLDTNLETFSTSFSKPYGMILVTGPTGSGKSTTLYTTLGTISRPEINVITVEDPVEYRMAGVNQVQVNPKAGLTFAGALRSILRSDPDVVLIGEIRDHETAQIAVEAALTGHLVLSTLHTNDAPSAVVRLTEMGIEPFLVGSALDCVVAQRLARRLCDHCKQPVEYTHRELKRMRFPGTDADGNTPVLFGPVGCQRCSKTGYRGRIALHEVMSVTEQLERLTVEHASSADITRAAQAEGMLTLRDDGWAKATMGLTSLEEILRVVV; translated from the coding sequence ATGCCGTCGATCGTTGAGATCCTCATCATGCACGGCGCGCTCCCCATCGAGCACGTGGATCGCATCAATACGCGCAGTCAGATCGATGACGAGCCGACGCTGCAGCGCTACGTGCAGGACGGACTTGTCACCGAGGGGCAGCTCGCGCGCGCCCGCGCGTCACAGCGCGGCATGCCGTTCGTCGAGCTGCTCGAGTACCCGGTGGAGCGCACGGCGGTCGCCCTCGTCCCCTCCACGATCTGCCGCCGCTACGAGCTGCTCCCGATCGCCGTCATCGAAGGCAAGCTGCGCGTCGCAGTCGCCGACCCGAACAACGTCATCGCCCTCGACGACGTACGCGCCGCGACCGGCATGCCCGTGCAGCCCGTCATCGCCGAGTCGAGCGACCTGCGCAGCGCCATGGATCGCTTCTTGCGCGCCGACGACGAGCTCAGCGACCTGACAAGCACCCTCGAAGAGGAGGCCGGGCCTGCCGAGATGTCGGTGAGCGAGGCCTCCGACGACGAAGCGCCTATCGTGCGGTTCGTGAACCTGCTCGTATCGCAGGCCATCCAAGACAACGCCTCCGACATCCACATCGAGCCGGCCGAGCACGAGCTGCGCGTCCGCTACCGCATCGACGGCGTGCTGCATGAGATGCAGGGCGCCCCCAAGAGCATCCAGAACGGCGTCATCTCCCGCCTCAAGATCATGAGCGAGATCGACATCGCCGAACGGCGTCGCCCGCAGGACGGCCGCATGTCGGTGAGCCACGGCGGCCGCGCCATCGACTTGCGCGTCGCGACGCTGCCGACGGTGTGGGGCGAGAAAGTCGTCATGCGCATCCTCGACAACTCGAACACGAGCCTGTCCCTGCGCGACCTCAACATGCTCGACACCAACCTCGAGACCTTCAGCACCTCGTTCTCGAAGCCGTACGGCATGATCCTCGTCACCGGCCCGACGGGCTCCGGAAAGTCGACGACTCTCTACACGACCCTCGGCACCATCTCCCGCCCCGAGATCAACGTCATCACTGTCGAGGACCCCGTCGAGTACCGCATGGCCGGCGTCAACCAGGTGCAAGTGAACCCCAAGGCCGGACTTACGTTCGCCGGCGCCCTGCGCTCGATCCTCCGCTCAGACCCCGACGTCGTGCTTATCGGTGAGATCCGCGACCACGAGACGGCGCAGATCGCCGTCGAGGCCGCCCTCACCGGCCACCTCGTGCTCTCGACGCTGCACACGAACGACGCCCCGAGCGCCGTCGTCCGCCTCACCGAGATGGGCATCGAGCCGTTCCTCGTCGGCTCCGCGCTCGACTGCGTCGTCGCCCAGCGCCTCGCGCGCCGCCTCTGCGACCACTGCAAGCAGCCCGTCGAATACACGCACCGCGAGCTCAAGCGCATGCGCTTCCCCGGCACCGACGCCGACGGCAACACTCCCGTGCTCTTCGGACCGGTCGGCTGCCAGCGGTGCTCCAAGACCGGCTACCGCGGACGCATCGCCCTGCACGAGGTCATGAGCGTCACCGAGCAGCTCGAACGCCTCACCGTCGAGCACGCCTCGAGCGCCGACATCACGCGCGCCGCCCAGGCAGAGGGCATGCTCACGCTGCGCGACGACGGCTGGGCGAAGGCGACCATGGGGCTCACGTCCCTCGAAGAGATCCTGAGGGTCGTCGTGTAG